The DNA sequence AGGGAGGTGGTCTTCCTCGACGCCCTGCCGCGCAACGCCACCGGGAAGGTGCTCAAGCGCGAGCTGGGGTGAGTACCCTCGGCGCGGGGGCAACGATGACGATTCCCGTCCAGCGAGCGGCCGACCCGCGCGAAGCCGCGGTGTCCAACCTGCGCGAGGCGCGGATGGCGTTGGACGAGGGCCGCCCGGGCGACGCGCTGGAGTTCGCCGAGAAGGCCGTGGCCGCGTTCTCGTGGCTGGACGACGCCGAGGGCGTGGCGCACAGCGTGCTGGCGCAGTCCGTGGCGCTGGGCAAGCGCGGGCTGCTGCCGGGCGCGCTGGACACCATCGACCGGGTGCAGGCCATCGCGGCGGCCAACCGGCACGTCGGGCTCCAGGCGTGGTGCAGCTTCTCGCAGGCCGTGGTGGAGCTGCGGCTGGACTCGCGGGAGCGGTCGCTGCACTCGCTGGCCCGCGCCCTGGGCCTGGCCGAGCTGACCAAGGACGTCGAGCTGATCGGCTCGATCCTGTACGAGCAGGCCACCGTGCTGCGCACGCAGTACCACGAGCACTGCATGGTGCGCTCGCCGGCGAGCCGGTGCAGCCCGGACGGGGAGCCGTGCACGCGCAAGCTGCGCCGCGCGGAGGCGCTGTGCGCGCAGGTCCGCGACCGGTGGAAGCACCTGGACCAGCCGTTGCGGATGGCCCGGCTGAACCTGCTGCTCACGCACGTGCGGCTGGACCTGGGCGAGGTGGACCGGGCGCTGCGCTCGTGCCGGCGGGCCGACCAGCTGCTGACCGGGCAGGACCGGCCCGTGCTGCGGGCCGAGCTGCTGATGGCGCGGGCCCGGATCAGCGGCGCCCGCGGCCGGTGCGACGAGCAGGTGCGGCAGCTGACCCGGGCGGCGGAGCTGGCGATGGGCGTGCTGGCCCGTGAGGTCGCGGTGCGGGCGCACGGCGCGTTGAGCCAGGCCTACGAGCGGGCCGGGAAGCTGGAACCGGCGCTGCGACACGCCCGGTCTCAATTGGAGCAGTACCGGCTGTGGGAGCTGCAGGAAGGTCGGGACCTGCTGCGGATGCGGGAGCACGACCTGTCCGCCCGGCTGGTCGACCAGTTGGCCGAGCGCACGGTCGGGCTGCGCCGCGACACCCGGTCGGCGCCGGACCCGCTGCGCAGCTCGGCCACCGCGGAGCAGGACAACCGGCGCATCGCGCGGGCGCTGCGGGCCGGGCTGACCCGGCGCGGCATCGAGGTGCTACGTCGGGTCGCCGCAGGTGAGAGCACCGCCGCCATCGCGGCCGAGCTGTCGTTGTCGCCGAAGACCGTGCAGAACCACCTCCAGCGCATCTACCGGACCCTCGACGTGCGCGACCGCGCGGGGGCGGCGGTGTGGTGGGTCGACCTGGAGGACGAGGCACGGGCACGCGCGGTGGTCGACTGAGTCACTTCCGCCTTTCCGGCTCGTTACCGGTAATGGTGGGATGTCCCCGACGATCGGGGCGACCGCTCCGGGGGTATTGCCCAGCGGGCAGAGGCAGAAGTGGGTGATGACCGTGACGACACCTGTGTGCCATGCTCCGCTTGGACGCTTCCGGGCGTCGCCCGCGGATCTGGTCCGGCTCCCCCCTGCCGACAAAGCCGCTACGATCGAACGGAGTTCGACGATGGTTGTGCACTCCCTGCACAAGATCATGGCTGCGCTCGCCATCTGCGCCGGTCTCGCGGTCGTCGCCGGTGTGCCCGCCGC is a window from the Saccharothrix saharensis genome containing:
- a CDS encoding response regulator transcription factor; its protein translation is MTIPVQRAADPREAAVSNLREARMALDEGRPGDALEFAEKAVAAFSWLDDAEGVAHSVLAQSVALGKRGLLPGALDTIDRVQAIAAANRHVGLQAWCSFSQAVVELRLDSRERSLHSLARALGLAELTKDVELIGSILYEQATVLRTQYHEHCMVRSPASRCSPDGEPCTRKLRRAEALCAQVRDRWKHLDQPLRMARLNLLLTHVRLDLGEVDRALRSCRRADQLLTGQDRPVLRAELLMARARISGARGRCDEQVRQLTRAAELAMGVLAREVAVRAHGALSQAYERAGKLEPALRHARSQLEQYRLWELQEGRDLLRMREHDLSARLVDQLAERTVGLRRDTRSAPDPLRSSATAEQDNRRIARALRAGLTRRGIEVLRRVAAGESTAAIAAELSLSPKTVQNHLQRIYRTLDVRDRAGAAVWWVDLEDEARARAVVD